In the genome of Leeuwenhoekiella sp. MAR_2009_132, one region contains:
- a CDS encoding serine hydrolase domain-containing protein, which produces MKFKIHKYAFYGALFFCLNLAAQQNQILLPTANPDKEGMSAQHLSYIDSMAVSAIKNNKIPGIVALVARNGKLVYHKAFGTSTSDNKELKKDAIFRIASQTKAITSTGAMILWERGKFQLDDPISKYIPEFKDAQVLDSLLPDGSYTTYPASNPITIRHLLTHTSGIGYGSIDSDPRFRKIYADAGIIDGFTTKPVTLAENEPKLAKLPLHHNPGENWVYSEGVDVVGYLIELLSGQPLDEFLRKEVLDPLGMHDTWFYLPKAKQDRLVAIQSLDENNNWVDAKATDFFEPDYPIKGAKTFFAGGAGLSSTITDYAQFLQMYLNGGTLNGKRILSPSTVAVILSNQMGDIWADQGAGHGLAFKVIEEAGSKKGGQGSAGTFEWGGYFNTQYFADPVENIIGIIMKQTVNAKDETPWKFRNIVFSSIAN; this is translated from the coding sequence ATGAAATTTAAAATACACAAATACGCCTTTTATGGGGCGTTATTTTTTTGCCTTAATCTGGCAGCTCAACAAAATCAGATCCTCTTACCTACTGCCAACCCCGACAAAGAAGGGATGAGTGCACAACATTTATCTTATATAGATTCTATGGCTGTTTCTGCTATTAAGAATAATAAAATACCTGGAATTGTAGCTCTGGTTGCTAGAAATGGTAAGCTTGTTTATCACAAAGCCTTCGGTACTTCAACATCAGATAATAAAGAACTTAAGAAAGACGCCATTTTTAGAATTGCCTCACAGACTAAAGCAATCACTTCTACAGGAGCAATGATTTTATGGGAACGTGGTAAATTTCAATTAGACGACCCTATAAGCAAATACATTCCAGAATTTAAAGATGCTCAGGTATTAGATAGTTTATTACCAGATGGCAGCTATACCACATATCCTGCTTCAAATCCCATTACAATAAGACATTTATTAACCCATACTTCGGGCATAGGTTATGGCAGTATAGACAGTGACCCCAGATTTAGAAAAATTTATGCAGATGCAGGTATTATAGATGGTTTTACTACAAAACCGGTAACACTTGCAGAAAACGAACCAAAATTGGCAAAACTACCCTTGCATCATAATCCCGGTGAAAACTGGGTATACAGCGAAGGCGTTGATGTTGTAGGTTATTTGATTGAACTATTAAGCGGCCAGCCCTTAGATGAGTTTTTAAGAAAAGAAGTTCTAGACCCTTTAGGTATGCACGACACCTGGTTCTATTTACCAAAAGCCAAACAAGATCGTCTCGTTGCAATACAATCTCTTGACGAGAATAACAATTGGGTAGACGCTAAGGCTACAGATTTTTTTGAACCAGATTACCCTATAAAAGGTGCTAAGACTTTCTTTGCGGGTGGAGCAGGACTTTCAAGTACTATAACAGACTATGCACAATTTTTACAAATGTATCTCAACGGCGGAACTTTAAACGGAAAACGCATTCTAAGCCCTTCTACAGTAGCTGTTATCTTAAGTAATCAAATGGGTGATATCTGGGCAGATCAGGGAGCGGGTCACGGCCTGGCTTTTAAAGTAATTGAAGAAGCCGGTTCTAAAAAAGGTGGTCAGGGAAGTGCCGGGACTTTTGAATGGGGCGGCTATTTTAACACACAATATTTTGCAGATCCTGTAGAGAATATAATTGGTATTATAATGAAGCAAACCGTAAATGCTAAAGATGAAACCCCGTGGAAGTTTAGAAACATTGTATTCTCCTCAATAGCAAATTAA
- a CDS encoding M20/M25/M40 family metallo-hydrolase — MKKNFYLPVLGLMMSTGIFAQNQQEIVKSIVDEATTNSQLKLLAHQLLDVVGPRLVGSPEMKQAHDWAVKTYTDWGIPAENEQWGVWKGWDRGITHIDLVSPRSVSLEGMQLAWSPSTSSKGVEAEVVILPEAKDSISFQNMLSQVKGKFVLISMPQPTGRPDDNWEKWATPESFEKMKKDREAQNDAWNTRIKTTGYSSRELPKILEKAGAVGVITSNWSRGFGVNKVFSAYTDKIPMVDIALEDYGLLYRLADYGDKPTIKVIAESKNMGEAPTFNTIAQIKGTEKPEEYVILSAHFDSWDGAQGATDNGTGTLVMMEAMRILKKVYPNPKRTILVGHWGSEEQGLNGSRSFVKDHPEIVEGVQAVFNQDNGTGRVATISGNGFLNAYDYLGSWLNAVPDEVASIETNFPGAPGRGGSDYASFVAAGAPAFNLSSLSWDYWNYTWHTNRDTYDKIVWDDVQNNVILTAVLAYMASEDEDKTSREQIVLPINKRTGEQMTWPEARDSTRRGGLDD; from the coding sequence ATGAAAAAAAACTTTTATCTACCAGTTTTAGGTCTAATGATGAGTACAGGTATTTTTGCTCAAAATCAGCAGGAAATTGTAAAAAGTATTGTAGATGAAGCTACAACAAACTCGCAACTCAAATTACTAGCCCATCAATTACTTGATGTGGTAGGACCGCGACTTGTAGGTTCTCCAGAAATGAAACAAGCTCACGACTGGGCAGTAAAGACCTATACAGATTGGGGCATCCCTGCAGAAAATGAGCAATGGGGAGTATGGAAAGGCTGGGACCGCGGTATCACACATATAGATTTAGTAAGCCCGCGTAGCGTAAGTCTCGAAGGTATGCAACTTGCGTGGAGTCCTTCGACATCGTCAAAAGGTGTAGAAGCCGAAGTCGTAATACTTCCAGAGGCAAAAGACTCGATTAGTTTTCAAAATATGCTTTCTCAGGTAAAAGGAAAATTTGTCTTAATTTCTATGCCACAGCCTACCGGAAGACCAGATGATAACTGGGAAAAATGGGCAACACCAGAATCATTTGAAAAAATGAAAAAAGATAGAGAAGCTCAAAACGATGCGTGGAATACACGTATTAAAACAACCGGATATTCTTCTCGCGAACTACCTAAAATACTTGAGAAAGCAGGGGCTGTAGGTGTAATTACAAGCAACTGGTCTAGAGGTTTTGGTGTAAACAAAGTATTTTCTGCTTATACTGATAAAATACCTATGGTTGATATCGCATTAGAAGATTATGGCCTATTGTACCGTCTTGCAGATTATGGTGACAAACCTACTATAAAGGTGATAGCAGAATCCAAGAATATGGGAGAAGCGCCTACTTTTAATACAATTGCTCAAATTAAAGGAACTGAAAAACCAGAGGAATATGTAATTCTATCAGCACATTTTGATTCTTGGGATGGAGCCCAGGGAGCCACAGATAATGGAACCGGTACACTTGTTATGATGGAAGCTATGCGTATTCTTAAAAAAGTATACCCTAACCCAAAACGTACTATACTCGTAGGACATTGGGGAAGCGAAGAACAAGGTCTTAACGGCTCTCGTTCATTTGTAAAAGACCACCCAGAGATTGTTGAAGGTGTACAAGCCGTATTTAATCAGGATAACGGGACTGGTCGTGTTGCAACGATTTCAGGCAACGGTTTTTTAAACGCTTATGATTATTTGGGAAGCTGGTTAAATGCAGTACCTGATGAAGTTGCGAGTATAGAAACTAATTTTCCTGGAGCTCCGGGGCGTGGAGGTTCTGACTACGCTTCCTTTGTAGCTGCTGGCGCACCGGCATTTAATCTAAGCTCGCTAAGCTGGGATTACTGGAATTATACGTGGCACACTAACCGTGACACCTATGACAAAATCGTTTGGGACGATGTGCAAAATAATGTAATCCTTACTGCAGTTTTAGCCTATATGGCAAGTGAAGATGAAGATAAGACTTCCCGTGAACAAATTGTTTTGCCTATAAACAAAAGAACCGGAGAGCAAATGACCTGGCCTGAGGCTAGAGATAGTACACGCCGTGGCGGACTAGATGATTAA
- a CDS encoding carboxypeptidase-like regulatory domain-containing protein — MKSFIVIICLVFTSTFYGQRLYGTITDLKTEKPIAGVNVFIKSIKKGVTSKNNGVFYFEQANGVKQEDTILFNMVGYQTLSLTLREYQSQNNEIKLSQEKINTKNSSSSGKIITLGASSHKTSK; from the coding sequence ATGAAATCGTTTATAGTCATTATTTGTTTAGTATTTACGTCTACATTTTATGGACAACGTTTGTATGGCACCATAACAGATCTTAAAACAGAAAAACCCATCGCAGGGGTAAATGTTTTTATAAAATCTATTAAGAAAGGTGTTACCTCAAAAAATAACGGAGTATTCTATTTTGAGCAAGCAAATGGGGTTAAGCAGGAAGACACAATTCTTTTTAATATGGTAGGATATCAAACATTGAGTCTTACATTGAGAGAATATCAATCCCAAAATAATGAGATAAAATTATCTCAAGAAAAAATAAACACTAAAAATTCAAGCTCTTCAGGAAAAATAATAACCTTAGGCGCATCATCGCACAAAACCTCTAAATAA